A genome region from Bacteroidota bacterium includes the following:
- a CDS encoding ImmA/IrrE family metallo-endopeptidase has product MTSQVPLNLTLAEVRARTVLEECGLDCPTELPLEDIVLGRGAFFQEETLQGKDGQIITVGDRSVITVRPDLTPVGRRRFTIAHELGHYELHRNLLPVFSDSADSLLQWYQGNTHEREANCFAAEFLMPSELFRAEAQRACGTDRRKIREEGIDLPVVIDALTATFRVSQSAAMLRYVTHGNHPVMAVYCKDNQIAWFKKSDDFPYYLRGVWITPPHETIASEAFLTGSAPPKDRRKQVVPKSAWFFSNGWDNDNEFFEYCVYANKYGYTLSLIWER; this is encoded by the coding sequence ATGACCTCTCAAGTCCCTCTCAATCTAACACTCGCTGAAGTTCGTGCTCGAACAGTCCTCGAAGAATGTGGACTAGATTGTCCTACAGAACTGCCGTTGGAGGATATAGTGCTCGGAAGAGGCGCGTTCTTTCAGGAGGAGACACTTCAAGGCAAAGATGGACAAATCATTACGGTTGGCGACCGATCGGTTATCACCGTACGGCCGGACCTTACACCCGTCGGGAGAAGACGATTTACGATAGCGCACGAACTAGGTCACTATGAACTTCACCGGAATCTCCTGCCCGTGTTCTCGGATTCGGCAGACTCGCTCTTACAGTGGTATCAGGGAAATACCCATGAAAGAGAGGCTAATTGCTTCGCCGCAGAGTTTTTAATGCCGTCAGAACTATTCAGAGCTGAAGCACAACGGGCCTGTGGTACCGACCGTCGTAAGATACGCGAGGAAGGAATTGATCTTCCTGTCGTGATCGATGCCCTGACAGCGACCTTCCGGGTAAGCCAATCAGCGGCCATGTTACGGTATGTAACCCACGGAAATCATCCGGTGATGGCTGTCTACTGCAAGGACAATCAAATCGCGTGGTTCAAAAAGTCCGACGACTTCCCATACTATCTTCGTGGGGTTTGGATAACACCTCCCCATGAAACGATTGCATCTGAGGCGTTCTTAACAGGATCTGCTCCACCGAAGGATCGTCGAAAGCAGGTTGTCCCCAAAAGTGCATGGTTCTTCTCCAATGGCTGGGATAATGACAATGAATTTTTTGAGTACTGTGTGTATGCCAACAAATATGGTTACACGCTGAGTTTGATCTGGGAACGATAG